In Microbacterium enclense, the DNA window AGGGCGAGGGTGATGACGCCCATCGTCTTCTGCGCGTCGTTCGTCCCGTGCGCGAGTGCGACGAGCGACGACGTGAAGATCTGGCCCCACCGGAACCCGTCCCGGCCGTCGGCCTTCGTGTCGTAGCGACGGGTGACGCCGTAGGCGATCTTGGTCACGGTGAACGCGATGATCCCGGCCGTCAGCGGCGCGATGAGCGCGGGCAGGATGACCTTGCTCAGCACGACGCCGGTGTCGATCGCCGACACCCCGACACCCACGAGGGTCGCGCCGATCAGGCCGCCGAACAGGGCGTGCGACGAGCTCGACGGCAGGCCCAGGAGCCAGGTGAGCATGTTCCAGGTGATCGCGCCGATGAGACCGGCGAAGATGATGGGCGGGAAGATCTCGGGCGACAGCTGATCCTCGCGGATCATGCCCCCCGAAATGGTCTTGGCGACCTCCGTCGACAGGAACGCGCCGACCAGGTTCAGACAGGCCGCGAGCAGAACGGCCACCTTGGGCTTCAGGGCGCCGGTCGCGATGGGAGTCGCCATCGCGTTCGCGGTGTCGTGGAATCCGTTGGTGAAATCGAAGAACAGTGCCAGGCCGATGACCAGCACGATGACGAGGGCTGCGCTCTCCACCGTTCGCTTTCCGTGAGAAGGAAGAAGGGATGCCGACGGAATCGGCGCGACGAACGAAGAGTTCACCTGGAGTTCGACACCCGTTCACCGAGGTCGCGTGGAAATCATGTCATCGGCGGCCACGGTGGTCAAACCGATCCGGCACGGCCCCGTGTTCCCGCGTCGGTCTCGCACGCGGCGAGGCGGACTACCGTGGGAGGGTGACCGATATCGACGCCTCACCCGTTCCGCCCGTCGCTGCCCGTCGACCCGTCTCCCGCTCGCATCATGGTGACACATTCGACGACCCCTACGAGTGGTTGCGCGCGAAGGACGACGCCGACGTGATCGCGCACCTCGAAGCCGAGAACGCGTACACCGAGGAGCGCACCGCACACCTCTCCGCCGTCCGCGACCGCATCTTCGACGAGATCAAGGGCCGCACGCGCGAGACCGACCTCTCGGTGCCGACGCGCCGCGGAGACTGGTGGTATTACGGCCGCACCGTCGCGGGCGCGCAGTACGGCATCCAGTGCCGCGCTCCGCTCGGCTCGCCCGACGACTGGACCCCTCCGGTCCTCTCCCCCGACGAGCCCGTGCCCGGTGAGCAGGTGCTGTTCGACGGCAACGTCGAAGCCGAGGGCACCGACTTCTTCTCGCTCGGCAGCTTCGAGATCTCGAACGATGCGACGCGCATGCTCTACGGCATCGACACCGCGGGCGACGAGCGCTACACCGTGCGCGTGCGCGACCTCGTCACCGGGGAGACCCTGCCCGACGAGATCCCCGGCACCTTCTCCGGCGCGACGTTCTCGCCCGACGGACGCTTCATCGTCTACACGACCGTCGACGACGCGTGGCGCCCCGACACCGTGTGGTTGCACGAGATCGGCACCCCCGTCGAAGCCGACGTGACGTTGTTCCACGAGCCCGACGACCGGTACTGGGTCGGCGCCGACTTCACGCGCAGCGACCGCTATCTCACGATCGGGGTCGGCTCGTCGATCACGTCGGAGGAGTTCCTCGTCGACGCCGACGACCTTCGCGCCGAGCCGCGCGTGGTGTGGCCGCGCCGCGAAGGTGTCGAGTACTCCGTCTCGCACGCCGTGGTCGACGGCGAGGACGTTCTCTACATCCTCCACAACGACGGCGCTCTCGACTTCGAGCTCGTGCGGGTCTCGGCATCCGCTCCGCAAGGACCGCGCGAGATCGTCGTGCCGCACCGCGCGGGAGAGCGTCTGCTCGGGGTCGACACCTTCCGCGACTGGGGCGTCGTGGCCTATCGGCGCGAAGGACTCGCCCGCCTCGGCATGCTGTCGTACGGCGACGGCGCGGTCGAGGAGGTCACCTTCGACGAGCCGCTGTACAGCGTCGGCACGGGCGGCAACCCCGAGTGGGCTCCCCCAGTGCTCCGTCTCGGATACGGCTCGTTCGTGACTCCGGGCACGGTGTACGACTACGTCATCGAGACCGGCGAGTTGCTTCTGCGCAAGCGCCAGCCCGTGCTCGGCGATTTCGACCCGGCGGACTACGGCCAGGCACGCGTCTGGGCTCCGGCGGAGGATGGCACCCAGGTGCCGGTGTCGTTGGTGTGGAAGCGGTCGTTCGGCGAGCCCGGCACGTCCCCGCGTCCGGTCCACCTCTACGGCTACGGTTCCTACGAGCACTCGATCGAGCCCGGTTTCTCGGTCCCGCGCCTGTCGCTCCTCGACCGGGGCGTCGTCTTCGCTGTCGCGCACGTGCGCGGCGGCGGGGAGATGGGGCGCCAGTGGTACGAGGACGGCAAGCTGCTGGCCAAACGGAACACCTTCACCGATTTCGTCGCCGCCGGCCGCCACCTCGTGGCCGAGGGCTACACGACGCCCGACCGGATCGTCGCGGAGGGCGGCAGCGCCGGCGGGCTGCTCATGGGCGCCGTCGCGAACCTCGCACCCGAACTGTTCGCCGGAATCCTCGCCGACGTGCCGTTCGTCGACGCGCTCACGACCATCCTCGACCCGTCGCTGCCCCTCACGGTCATCGAGTGGGACGAGTGGGGCGACCCGCTGCACGACGCCGACGTGTACGCCTACATGAAGTCGTACTCGCCGTACGAGAACGTGCGCGCGGGCGTCGAGTACCCCCGCATCCTCGCGGTGACCTCGCTCAACGACACACGCGTGCTCTACGTCGAGCCGGCCAAGTGGGTCGCGCGCCTGCGCGAGATCGGCGCAGACGCGCTGCTGAAGTGCGAGATGGTCGCCGGTCACGGCGGCGTCAGCGGCCGCTACAACGCCTGGCGCGAGCGCGCGTTCGAGCTGGCCTGGCTGCTCGACGTGCTGGGCCTGGCGGAGGCTTCAGGCGACTGAGCCAGGACTGGCGATCGTTCGAGAACAGGGGCCCGGCGGCTGCCTGCGTCCTGTTCTGGAACGATGCCCTGCTCTCGCGTGTGCGGACGTCGTTCCTCCCCAGAGGGGCGATGGTCCCGACTGTCCACCGATTGCCGCGCGGTCGCCCCGCGTCCGCCGGCCACCGGTCATCCTCGGGGGATGAGCGATGCCCTGGTCGAGTTCGTGCGACGTCGAGGCGGTGCCGCGCACACGCGCGCCGCACGAGCCGCCGGCTTCACCCCGCACGCGATGGTCGCTGCCGTGCAGAGCGGGAGAATCCACCGGGTCCGCCGCTCGTGGCTGATCCACCCGGACTGCACGCCGCCGCGCCGTGAGGCGGCCGCGCGTGGCGGTCGCCTCACGTGCGTCAGCGCCGCGGCGGAACGCGATCTGTGGGTGCCGGCGATCGGTGACCCCCATATCTGGGTGCCGTCGACGGCGTCTCGAGTGGATTCCACTGGCGTGCGGCTGCACCGCGCGACCGGCCCCGTCTCCCTCGCCAGCATCGAGCCCCAGGAGCACATCC includes these proteins:
- a CDS encoding S9 family peptidase, with protein sequence MTDIDASPVPPVAARRPVSRSHHGDTFDDPYEWLRAKDDADVIAHLEAENAYTEERTAHLSAVRDRIFDEIKGRTRETDLSVPTRRGDWWYYGRTVAGAQYGIQCRAPLGSPDDWTPPVLSPDEPVPGEQVLFDGNVEAEGTDFFSLGSFEISNDATRMLYGIDTAGDERYTVRVRDLVTGETLPDEIPGTFSGATFSPDGRFIVYTTVDDAWRPDTVWLHEIGTPVEADVTLFHEPDDRYWVGADFTRSDRYLTIGVGSSITSEEFLVDADDLRAEPRVVWPRREGVEYSVSHAVVDGEDVLYILHNDGALDFELVRVSASAPQGPREIVVPHRAGERLLGVDTFRDWGVVAYRREGLARLGMLSYGDGAVEEVTFDEPLYSVGTGGNPEWAPPVLRLGYGSFVTPGTVYDYVIETGELLLRKRQPVLGDFDPADYGQARVWAPAEDGTQVPVSLVWKRSFGEPGTSPRPVHLYGYGSYEHSIEPGFSVPRLSLLDRGVVFAVAHVRGGGEMGRQWYEDGKLLAKRNTFTDFVAAGRHLVAEGYTTPDRIVAEGGSAGGLLMGAVANLAPELFAGILADVPFVDALTTILDPSLPLTVIEWDEWGDPLHDADVYAYMKSYSPYENVRAGVEYPRILAVTSLNDTRVLYVEPAKWVARLREIGADALLKCEMVAGHGGVSGRYNAWRERAFELAWLLDVLGLAEASGD
- a CDS encoding inorganic phosphate transporter, whose product is MESAALVIVLVIGLALFFDFTNGFHDTANAMATPIATGALKPKVAVLLAACLNLVGAFLSTEVAKTISGGMIREDQLSPEIFPPIIFAGLIGAITWNMLTWLLGLPSSSSHALFGGLIGATLVGVGVSAIDTGVVLSKVILPALIAPLTAGIIAFTVTKIAYGVTRRYDTKADGRDGFRWGQIFTSSLVALAHGTNDAQKTMGVITLALITVGWQSASDPDPHIWVVFACAITIALGTYMGGWRIIRTLGKGLTDVKPAQGFSAETSTAATILASSALGFALSTTQVASGSVIGSGLGRRGSTVRWNTVGRIMIGWVLTLPAAGAVGAAAALIVVWLGGWGVAVDAVIALAIILGLFLRSRRDSVTSANAMSEVADSGAAVKVPRKPGPTRRQRRLESTGKDDK